Proteins encoded together in one Bombiscardovia nodaiensis window:
- the xylB gene encoding xylulokinase (frameshifted, insertion/deletion at around 1444839): MSEDPTQRGRQRWVQAVGSSPVASLTITKLAWVAEHEPANAERIAAICLPHDWLSWRIAGHGPQSSQPPAGVGLDALCTDRSDASGTGYFDSTTNSYRRDLLAHALPAHISQEAVLPRVLGPYEVAATADPAIAGADVPGGCIIAPGGGDNAMAALGLSMQVGDVSISLGTSGVAAAVSPVPAFDMSAAVTGFADATGHWLPLACTLNGSRILDAGRAALGVDYDGLAQLASQSTPGAAGVTLIPYFDGERTPNRPDAHAQLEGMTLANTQREHLARAFVEGLLCSQRDCLELLKQLGTDIKRVLLVGGGAKSEAVRAYAPSILGIDIELPRIDEYVAIGAARQAAWALSDRAEPPSWPVDIETTLTAPPTPEVYEQYVRWRG, translated from the coding sequence TTGAGCGAAGACCCCACTCAGCGCGGCCGCCAACGCTGGGTGCAGGCCGTCGGCTCATCTCCCGTCGCCTCGTTAACCATCACCAAACTGGCCTGGGTAGCCGAGCATGAACCGGCCAACGCTGAGCGTATTGCCGCCATCTGCCTGCCCCACGACTGGCTGAGCTGGCGCATTGCTGGACACGGACCCCAGAGCTCTCAGCCCCCCGCGGGAGTAGGCCTAGATGCACTATGCACGGATCGCTCTGACGCATCAGGCACAGGCTACTTTGACTCGACCACCAACTCCTACCGCCGCGACCTCCTGGCCCACGCTCTGCCGGCCCACATCTCGCAAGAGGCTGTGCTGCCGCGCGTCTTAGGACCTTACGAAGTTGCTGCCACAGCAGACCCTGCTATCGCTGGTGCAGACGTGCCCGGAGGTTGCATCATCGCTCCAGGTGGTGGCGATAACGCAATGGCAGCATTAGGACTGTCCATGCAAGTAGGAGATGTCTCCATTTCACTTGGCACGTCTGGCGTCGCGGCTGCCGTGAGCCCGGTACCAGCATTCGATATGAGTGCCGCAGTCACCGGTTTTGCCGACGCTACCGGCCACTGGCTACCCCTGGCATGCACGCTGAACGGCTCACGAATTTTAGATGCCGGCCGAGCTGCTTTAGGGGTGGACTATGACGGCCTAGCTCAACTGGCCAGTCAGTCAACGCCCGGAGCCGCTGGGGTGACACTCATCCCCTATTTCGACGGCGAGCGCACCCCTAACCGTCCCGATGCCCACGCCCAACTCGAGGGCATGACTTTGGCCAATACCCAGCGCGAACATCTGGCCCGCGCTTTCGTCGAAGGACTATTATGCTCTCAGCGTGACTGCTTGGAGCTGCTTAAACAACTGGGCACCGACATTAAACGCGTCCTCCTGGTGGGCGGCGGTGCCAAATCTGAGGCAGTGCGCGCTTATGCTCCAAGCATTCTGGGTATCGACATAGAATTGCCACGCATTGACGAATACGTAGCCATTGGCGCAGCCCGCCAGGCCGCATGGGCGCTCTCAGACCGGGCAGAACCACCTTCTTGGCCAGTTGACATCGAAACCACGCTCACCGCTCCACCCACCCCCGAGGTCTACGAGCAGTACGTGCGCTGGAGGGGCTAG
- a CDS encoding carbohydrate kinase → MEEIDVVVAGTVFNDLVFSGVQIPKMGTEVFAQGFALAPGGAANRAVAAARLGARSALVTRFGSDALSTLTRHQLEQEPNLDLASSILIPNWQGPTSAALADGFDRAFVTYWDQQSNPEWKRDQPVKVLHIGLSQDLPQWAQDLRKRGTLLVGGVGWDPSQEWSSALLDRLKGVDIVILNETEALNYTSCQDLETALDCLTQVVDQAVITLGSQGLVASCAGERFRLPALAVQAVDPTGAGDVFTAGYMAATAWGWSFENRLQLASAAAACSVTHLGGASAAPGQQAIGQLLLEQARRGRIALPDWEFLAQWSGIDSL, encoded by the coding sequence ATGGAAGAAATCGACGTGGTAGTAGCAGGCACTGTTTTCAACGATCTGGTCTTTTCTGGCGTACAGATTCCGAAAATGGGGACCGAAGTATTTGCTCAAGGATTCGCGCTTGCCCCTGGTGGAGCGGCAAACCGGGCTGTCGCGGCAGCTCGCCTGGGCGCACGGTCGGCGCTGGTCACGCGCTTCGGCAGCGATGCTTTGTCAACGCTCACCCGCCACCAGCTTGAGCAGGAGCCGAACCTAGACTTGGCCTCCAGTATTCTTATTCCCAACTGGCAGGGGCCCACATCGGCAGCTTTGGCGGATGGCTTTGATCGAGCTTTTGTGACCTACTGGGACCAGCAGAGCAATCCCGAATGGAAGCGGGACCAGCCGGTAAAAGTTTTGCACATCGGCCTGAGTCAGGACCTGCCTCAGTGGGCGCAAGACTTGAGGAAGCGCGGCACACTACTGGTGGGAGGTGTGGGCTGGGACCCCAGCCAGGAGTGGTCCTCTGCCCTGCTGGACCGGCTCAAAGGGGTTGATATTGTTATTCTCAACGAGACTGAGGCCCTGAACTACACTAGCTGCCAAGACCTTGAGACTGCCCTGGACTGCCTGACCCAAGTGGTTGACCAGGCAGTTATTACGCTCGGCTCGCAAGGCCTGGTGGCGAGTTGCGCCGGTGAGCGCTTCCGGCTGCCGGCCCTTGCTGTGCAGGCGGTTGACCCCACCGGTGCCGGTGACGTATTCACTGCCGGCTACATGGCAGCTACGGCCTGGGGCTGGTCATTCGAGAACCGTCTGCAACTGGCGAGCGCCGCCGCAGCCTGCTCGGTCACGCACTTGGGCGGCGCGAGTGCTGCTCCGGGCCAGCAGGCCATAGGTCAATTACTCCTTGAGCAAGCGCGCCGGGGCCGCATCGCCCTGCCTGATTGGGAGTTTCTCGCACAGTGGTCAGGCATCGATTCGTTGTAA
- a CDS encoding DeoR family transcriptional regulator, whose protein sequence is MLIAKRHELLLSTLSNGGQSVKELADNLDVSESTVRRDLAELEKQGLLERRYGGAMLTRGSRSRTTDSGRVETPLTQYYEMPDYDLRVRIAKQAAAMVREGSVIILDIGSTTPLIARELRGKSVTIVTSNLAVLDEVRNDDTVEVVLVGGVLRRNQQSLVGPIAEQAVAQISADIMFLSCTGVRGESVVDNMAVETPIKQALIGAAQTVVLLASEAKFPGTGGLQLCPLDAVDTIITTRGTPESMINNCRKSGRKVVTA, encoded by the coding sequence ATGCTAATTGCAAAACGACATGAGTTACTGCTCTCCACGCTCTCCAACGGCGGGCAGAGCGTTAAGGAACTGGCCGACAACCTGGATGTCAGCGAATCGACCGTGCGCCGTGACCTGGCCGAGCTCGAAAAGCAGGGTCTTTTGGAACGACGCTACGGTGGCGCCATGCTCACGCGCGGCAGCCGCTCACGCACCACTGATTCAGGCAGGGTCGAGACTCCGCTAACCCAGTACTACGAGATGCCCGATTACGACTTGCGCGTCAGAATCGCCAAGCAAGCCGCCGCAATGGTGCGCGAAGGCAGCGTCATCATCTTGGACATCGGCTCCACCACCCCCCTGATAGCGCGCGAATTGCGGGGCAAGTCCGTCACGATTGTTACGTCCAACTTGGCAGTGCTGGACGAAGTGCGCAACGACGACACGGTTGAGGTGGTCCTGGTGGGTGGCGTCCTGCGCCGCAACCAACAGTCGCTCGTCGGCCCGATTGCCGAGCAGGCGGTCGCCCAAATTAGCGCCGACATTATGTTCTTGAGCTGCACGGGCGTCCGGGGCGAAAGCGTGGTGGACAACATGGCTGTTGAAACCCCTATCAAGCAAGCGCTCATCGGCGCCGCGCAGACCGTCGTCCTCCTGGCCAGCGAAGCCAAATTCCCCGGCACCGGCGGCCTACAGCTGTGCCCGTTAGACGCGGTAGACACCATCATTACCACCCGTGGAACACCTGAAAGCATGATCAACAATTGCCGGAAATCCGGCAGGAAGGTAGTAACGGCATGA
- a CDS encoding 6-phospho-beta-glucosidase has translation MKLAILGGGGFRTPYVWQALLRDHGNPRVTQVSLYDVDEYRLRTMENILQLFAADFEDAPQLTATTQLETALEGADFIFAAIRVGGLEARCCDEHVALEQGVLGQETTGPGGLAYAIRTIPAMMQIAQKVKQIAPNAYFINFTNPAGIITEAMQQVLGNKVLGICDTPSGLGRRVAGALELDHTRAQMDYVGLNHLGWMRHVIIDGQDVLPDLLENDELLSRMEEAKIFGSDWLRELGSLPNEYLYYYYDDRDAVRRILESPQTRGDFLLQTQTKFYQAASSAGSKAADMWWHAVNERSASYMAEALGGVQGHPTGHRELNLDPAHLGYAGVALGVMTAISRNERNIMILNVRNGHTVTNMPEDAVVEVPTMVDSNGVHPLSMAEQPNLHQIGLMQQVKAVERHAIAAAMTGSSDEALKAFAFHPLVESIPIAHKLLEGYTARIPGVAQALDSQGIRL, from the coding sequence ATGAAACTTGCGATTCTCGGCGGAGGCGGTTTCCGCACACCTTACGTATGGCAGGCCCTCCTGCGCGACCATGGCAACCCGCGCGTCACCCAGGTGAGCTTGTACGACGTGGACGAGTACCGCCTGCGCACTATGGAAAACATCCTCCAGCTGTTCGCAGCAGACTTTGAGGACGCACCCCAGCTCACGGCAACCACACAGTTGGAAACGGCCCTGGAAGGCGCAGACTTCATCTTTGCCGCCATCCGCGTGGGAGGCTTGGAAGCGCGCTGCTGCGACGAGCACGTAGCTCTTGAGCAAGGTGTGCTGGGCCAGGAGACGACCGGACCGGGCGGCCTGGCCTACGCCATTCGCACTATTCCTGCCATGATGCAGATTGCTCAAAAAGTCAAGCAAATCGCCCCAAATGCGTACTTTATCAACTTTACGAACCCGGCCGGAATTATCACCGAAGCCATGCAGCAGGTCTTGGGCAACAAGGTTCTGGGCATTTGCGACACGCCGTCGGGCTTGGGCAGGCGGGTGGCCGGCGCCCTGGAGCTCGACCACACCCGCGCGCAGATGGACTACGTAGGACTCAACCACTTGGGCTGGATGCGTCACGTCATCATCGACGGGCAGGATGTACTGCCCGATTTGCTGGAGAACGACGAGCTGCTCTCCAGAATGGAAGAGGCGAAAATTTTCGGCAGCGACTGGCTGCGCGAACTCGGATCCCTGCCCAACGAATACCTGTACTACTACTACGACGACCGTGACGCCGTCCGTCGAATCCTGGAATCGCCGCAGACCAGGGGCGACTTCCTCTTGCAGACGCAGACCAAGTTCTACCAGGCGGCCTCCTCGGCTGGCAGCAAGGCGGCGGACATGTGGTGGCATGCGGTCAACGAACGCTCTGCCAGCTATATGGCCGAAGCGCTGGGCGGCGTGCAAGGGCACCCGACCGGTCACCGGGAACTCAACCTGGATCCAGCACACCTGGGCTACGCTGGCGTGGCTCTCGGGGTGATGACCGCCATCAGCCGCAACGAGCGCAACATTATGATTCTCAACGTGCGCAACGGGCACACGGTCACCAACATGCCGGAAGATGCCGTGGTAGAGGTCCCGACCATGGTAGACAGCAATGGCGTACACCCCCTGTCCATGGCCGAGCAGCCCAACCTCCACCAGATTGGGCTCATGCAGCAGGTCAAGGCCGTAGAGCGCCACGCAATTGCGGCGGCGATGACCGGCTCCAGTGACGAGGCCCTGAAAGCCTTCGCCTTCCACCCCCTGGTCGAATCTATCCCCATCGCCCACAAGCTGCTCGAAGGCTACACCGCCCGCATTCCCGGCGTGGCCCAAGCGCTCGATTCTCAGGGAATCCGGTTGTAA
- the xylA_2 gene encoding xylose isomerase: MGLWDIDKIEYVGHAKGVEEGLAFHYYDKDRVVAGKPMKDWLRFAVAWWHTFNQGLVDPFGDPTAQRPYYKYTDPMDQALAKVDYAFELFQKLGVEFFCFHDRDLAPEGDTLRETNANLDKVVDKIEQNMHDTGVKLLWNTSSLFTNKRFEAGAGTSPFADIYAYSGAQLKHSLEIGKRLGAENYVFWGGREGYESLWNTEMKREQDHIAALFQMCVDYAHEIGMDAQFLIEPKPKEPTLHQYDYDAATTINFLRTYGLDKDFKLNLEGNHANLAMHTYQHEIRVAREAGFLGSLDANQGDKLIGWDMDEFPSDLYETTAVMWEVLAAGGIGPHGGLNFDAKPRRTSFTPEDLFRTHVVGMDSFAAGLLVAAKMHEDKYIENLQEQRYSSFDSGIGKSVEEGKASLASLEDYAIDKPQAELIAACKSDHLESVKATINNYLVEALAQA, encoded by the coding sequence ATGGGGCTGTGGGATATTGACAAGATCGAGTATGTCGGTCACGCAAAAGGCGTGGAGGAGGGGCTAGCCTTCCACTATTACGACAAGGACCGGGTGGTCGCGGGCAAGCCGATGAAGGACTGGCTGCGCTTCGCCGTGGCCTGGTGGCACACCTTCAACCAGGGGCTCGTGGATCCCTTCGGCGACCCCACGGCTCAGCGTCCCTACTACAAGTACACGGACCCGATGGACCAGGCGCTTGCCAAGGTGGACTACGCGTTCGAGCTCTTCCAAAAGCTGGGCGTGGAGTTCTTCTGCTTCCATGACCGCGACCTGGCCCCCGAGGGCGACACCCTGCGCGAGACCAACGCCAACCTGGACAAGGTGGTCGACAAGATTGAGCAGAACATGCACGACACGGGCGTCAAGCTCCTGTGGAACACGTCCTCGCTCTTTACCAACAAGCGCTTCGAGGCCGGCGCTGGCACTTCGCCCTTCGCTGACATTTACGCGTACTCGGGAGCCCAGCTCAAGCACAGCCTGGAAATTGGCAAGCGCCTAGGCGCGGAAAACTACGTGTTCTGGGGTGGCCGTGAGGGATACGAGAGCCTGTGGAACACCGAAATGAAGCGCGAGCAGGACCATATTGCCGCCCTCTTCCAAATGTGCGTGGACTATGCCCACGAAATTGGCATGGATGCGCAGTTCCTGATTGAGCCCAAGCCGAAGGAGCCCACGCTGCATCAGTACGACTACGACGCGGCCACCACCATTAACTTCCTGCGCACCTACGGGCTGGACAAGGACTTCAAGCTCAACCTGGAAGGCAACCACGCCAACCTGGCCATGCACACCTACCAGCACGAGATTCGCGTGGCCCGCGAGGCCGGATTCCTGGGCTCGCTCGACGCTAACCAGGGCGACAAGCTCATCGGCTGGGACATGGACGAGTTCCCCTCCGACCTGTACGAGACCACGGCTGTGATGTGGGAGGTGCTGGCTGCGGGCGGCATCGGCCCCCACGGCGGACTGAACTTCGACGCCAAGCCCCGCCGCACCTCCTTCACGCCGGAAGACCTCTTCCGCACGCACGTTGTGGGCATGGACTCCTTCGCTGCGGGCCTGCTGGTGGCGGCGAAGATGCACGAGGACAAGTACATCGAGAACTTGCAAGAGCAGCGCTACTCCTCCTTCGACTCCGGCATTGGCAAGAGTGTGGAAGAGGGCAAGGCTTCGCTGGCTTCGTTGGAAGATTACGCGATTGACAAGCCTCAGGCTGAGCTGATTGCCGCCTGCAAGTCCGACCACCTGGAGTCGGTCAAGGCCACGATTAACAACTACCTAGTTGAGGCTCTGGCCCAGGCGTAA
- a CDS encoding copper homeostasis protein CutC encodes MGQDTQGTRVRLEVAVQDWAGARLAREAGADRIELCAALGATGGLTPSQGLIRLTSQVELPLGVQVLIRGRGGNFVYSEDEQEVQVLDARLAIRAGASGVVVGALERGGQIDRDFAQRMADVAQQESERQGRHIDLTFHRAFDAARDREAALETLIGLGYDRVLTSGGAPTVGEGLEALRQLAAQTHGRIQIMAGGGLKPEGIGQAVAAGVDAVHLSARKVLSSSGGPGGGGEASQIEVTDADIVRAAAAARDAALAEGR; translated from the coding sequence ATGGGGCAGGATACGCAGGGTACTAGGGTGCGGCTGGAGGTCGCGGTGCAGGACTGGGCTGGGGCTCGTCTGGCGCGCGAAGCCGGGGCAGACCGCATCGAGTTGTGCGCGGCGCTGGGGGCTACTGGCGGGCTTACGCCTAGCCAGGGGCTGATTCGGCTGACCAGTCAGGTGGAGCTGCCGCTGGGGGTGCAGGTTTTGATTCGGGGCCGGGGTGGCAATTTTGTCTACTCTGAGGACGAGCAGGAGGTGCAGGTGCTCGACGCTCGGCTGGCCATTCGGGCCGGGGCCAGCGGCGTGGTGGTCGGTGCTCTGGAGCGCGGCGGGCAGATAGACCGCGATTTTGCCCAGCGGATGGCCGACGTGGCACAGCAGGAGAGCGAGCGGCAGGGGCGGCATATCGACCTGACCTTCCACCGGGCCTTTGATGCGGCCCGCGACCGGGAGGCGGCCTTGGAGACCCTGATTGGCCTGGGCTACGACCGGGTGCTCACTTCGGGCGGCGCGCCCACCGTTGGGGAAGGTCTGGAGGCCTTGCGGCAGTTGGCGGCGCAGACGCATGGGCGGATTCAGATTATGGCTGGCGGCGGCCTCAAGCCCGAGGGCATTGGGCAGGCGGTGGCTGCTGGAGTTGATGCCGTTCATCTTTCGGCCAGGAAGGTATTGAGCTCGTCCGGTGGGCCCGGCGGCGGGGGAGAGGCCTCACAAATCGAGGTTACAGACGCTGATATAGTGCGAGCGGCAGCAGCGGCGCGCGATGCTGCGCTGGCAGAAGGTCGGTAA